Proteins from a single region of Prinia subflava isolate CZ2003 ecotype Zambia chromosome 10, Cam_Psub_1.2, whole genome shotgun sequence:
- the FNBP1L gene encoding formin-binding protein 1-like isoform X1, which translates to MSWGTELWDQFDNLDKHTQWGIDFLEKYAKFVKERIEIEQNYAKQLRNLVKKYCPKRSTKDEEPRFTSCIAFFNILNELNDYAGQREVVAEEMGHRVYGELMRYSHDLKTERKMHLQEGRKAQQYLDMCWKQMDNSKKKFERECREAEKAQQSYERLDNDTNATKADVEKAKQQLNLRTHMADENKNEYAAQLQNFNGEQHKHYYIVIPQIYKQLQEMDERRTIKLSECYKGFADSERKVIPIISKCLEGMILAAKSVDEHRDSQLVIDCFKSGFEPPGDFPFEDYSQNIYRTISDGTISTPKQEGMRIDTKTTVGKAKGKLWLFGKKPKGPALEDFSHLPPEQRRKKLQQRIDELNRELQKETDQKDALIKMKDVYEKNPQMGDPSSLQPKLTETMSNMDRLRMEIHKNEAWLSEVEGKVAARSDRRHSSDINHLVTQGRESPEGSYTDDANQEVRGPAQQHAHPSEFDDEFEDDDPLPAIGHCKAIYPFDGHNEGTLAMKEGEILYIIEEDKGDGWTRARRHNGEEGYVPTSYIDVTLEKNSKGAVTYI; encoded by the exons AAATCTGGTTAAGAAGTACTGTCCTAAACGCTCAACAAAAGATGAGGAACCCAG GTTTACTTCGTGTATTGCCTTTTTTAACATCCTCAACGAGTTGAATGACTATGCAGGACAACGAGAAGTAGTTGCAGAAGAAATGGGGCACAGAGTGTATGGAGAATTGATGAGATATTCTCATGATCtaaaaactgagagaaaaatg CATCTTCAGGAGGGGCGAAAGGCTCAGCAGTATCTGGACATGTGCTGGAAACAGATGGATAAT AGCAAAAAGAAATTTGAGAGAGAatgcagagaggcagagaaggCACAGCAAAGCTATGAACGACTGGACAATGATACCAATGCGACAAAGGCTGATGTTGAGAAG GCTAAGCAACAGTTAAACCTGCGCACACATATGGctgatgaaaacaaaaatgaatatGCTGCACAACTACAGAATTTTAATGGGGAACAGCACAAACACTACTACATTGTCATTCCTCAGATTTACAAG CAACTTCAAGAAATGGATGAAAGAAGGACTATCAAACTTAGTGAATGTTACAAAGGCTTCGCTGACTCTGAGCGCAAGGTTATCCCAATTATCTCAAAATGCTTAGAGGGGATGATCCTTGCAGCAAAATCAGTTGATGAACACAGA GACTCTCAACTAGTGATAGACTGCTTCAAATCTGGTTTTGAACCTCCTGGAGATTTTCCATTTGAAGACTACAGTCAGAATATTTACAGAACTATCTCTGATGGAACCATCAGTACACCAAAGCAAGAGGGAATGAGAATTGACACAAAAACTACAGTCGGCAAGGCTAAAGGAAAGCTGTGGCTATTTGGAAAGAAACCAAAG GGCCCTGCACTGGAAGACTTCAGCCACCTCCCTCCAGAACAAAGACGcaagaagctgcagcagagaatcGATGAACTTaacagagagctgcagaaggaaacaGACCAAAA AGATGCCCTCATCAAGATGAAGGATGTTTATGAGAAAAATCCCCAGATGGGTGATCCAAGCAGTTTGCAACCAAAATTAACTGAGACCATGAGCAATATGGACCGTCTTCGGATGGAAATACACAAGAATGAG GCCTGGCTCTCTGAAGTTGAAGGTAAAGTGGCAGCCAGAAGCGACAGGCGGCACAGCAGCGACATCAACCACCTCGTCACCCAGGGCCGAGAGAG CCCTGAAGGGAGCTACACGGATGATGCCAACCAGGAGGTGcgtggccctgcacagcagcacgCCCATCCCAGTGAGTTTGATGATGAGTTTGAGGATGATGATCCATTGCCGGCTATAGGACACTGCAAGGCAATATACCCGTTTGATG GTCACAATGAAGGCACTCTAGCAATGAAAGAAGGGGAAATTTTGTACATTATTGAGGAGGACAAAGGAGATGGGTGGACAAGAGCTCGAAGACATAATGGAGAGGAAGGCTATGTGCCAACATCATATATAGATGTAACGCtagagaaaaacagcaaaggTGCAGTAACCTATATCTAA
- the FNBP1L gene encoding formin-binding protein 1-like isoform X2 yields the protein MSWGTELWDQFDNLDKHTQWGIDFLEKYAKFVKERIEIEQNYAKQLRNLVKKYCPKRSTKDEEPRFTSCIAFFNILNELNDYAGQREVVAEEMGHRVYGELMRYSHDLKTERKMHLQEGRKAQQYLDMCWKQMDNSKKKFERECREAEKAQQSYERLDNDTNATKADVEKAKQQLNLRTHMADENKNEYAAQLQNFNGEQHKHYYIVIPQIYKQLQEMDERRTIKLSECYKGFADSERKVIPIISKCLEGMILAAKSVDEHRDSQLVIDCFKSGFEPPGDFPFEDYSQNIYRTISDGTISTPKQEGMRIDTKTTVGKAKGKLWLFGKKPKGPALEDFSHLPPEQRRKKLQQRIDELNRELQKETDQKDALIKMKDVYEKNPQMGDPSSLQPKLTETMSNMDRLRMEIHKNEAWLSEVEGKVAARSDRRHSSDINHLVTQGRESPEGSYTDDANQEVRGPAQQHAHPSEFDDEFEDDDPLPAIGHCKAIYPFDGHNEGTLAMKEGEILYIIEEDKGDGWTRARRHNGEEGYVPTSYIDVTLEKNSKGS from the exons AAATCTGGTTAAGAAGTACTGTCCTAAACGCTCAACAAAAGATGAGGAACCCAG GTTTACTTCGTGTATTGCCTTTTTTAACATCCTCAACGAGTTGAATGACTATGCAGGACAACGAGAAGTAGTTGCAGAAGAAATGGGGCACAGAGTGTATGGAGAATTGATGAGATATTCTCATGATCtaaaaactgagagaaaaatg CATCTTCAGGAGGGGCGAAAGGCTCAGCAGTATCTGGACATGTGCTGGAAACAGATGGATAAT AGCAAAAAGAAATTTGAGAGAGAatgcagagaggcagagaaggCACAGCAAAGCTATGAACGACTGGACAATGATACCAATGCGACAAAGGCTGATGTTGAGAAG GCTAAGCAACAGTTAAACCTGCGCACACATATGGctgatgaaaacaaaaatgaatatGCTGCACAACTACAGAATTTTAATGGGGAACAGCACAAACACTACTACATTGTCATTCCTCAGATTTACAAG CAACTTCAAGAAATGGATGAAAGAAGGACTATCAAACTTAGTGAATGTTACAAAGGCTTCGCTGACTCTGAGCGCAAGGTTATCCCAATTATCTCAAAATGCTTAGAGGGGATGATCCTTGCAGCAAAATCAGTTGATGAACACAGA GACTCTCAACTAGTGATAGACTGCTTCAAATCTGGTTTTGAACCTCCTGGAGATTTTCCATTTGAAGACTACAGTCAGAATATTTACAGAACTATCTCTGATGGAACCATCAGTACACCAAAGCAAGAGGGAATGAGAATTGACACAAAAACTACAGTCGGCAAGGCTAAAGGAAAGCTGTGGCTATTTGGAAAGAAACCAAAG GGCCCTGCACTGGAAGACTTCAGCCACCTCCCTCCAGAACAAAGACGcaagaagctgcagcagagaatcGATGAACTTaacagagagctgcagaaggaaacaGACCAAAA AGATGCCCTCATCAAGATGAAGGATGTTTATGAGAAAAATCCCCAGATGGGTGATCCAAGCAGTTTGCAACCAAAATTAACTGAGACCATGAGCAATATGGACCGTCTTCGGATGGAAATACACAAGAATGAG GCCTGGCTCTCTGAAGTTGAAGGTAAAGTGGCAGCCAGAAGCGACAGGCGGCACAGCAGCGACATCAACCACCTCGTCACCCAGGGCCGAGAGAG CCCTGAAGGGAGCTACACGGATGATGCCAACCAGGAGGTGcgtggccctgcacagcagcacgCCCATCCCAGTGAGTTTGATGATGAGTTTGAGGATGATGATCCATTGCCGGCTATAGGACACTGCAAGGCAATATACCCGTTTGATG GTCACAATGAAGGCACTCTAGCAATGAAAGAAGGGGAAATTTTGTACATTATTGAGGAGGACAAAGGAGATGGGTGGACAAGAGCTCGAAGACATAATGGAGAGGAAGGCTATGTGCCAACATCATATATAGATGTAACGCtagagaaaaacagcaaag GTTCCTGA
- the FNBP1L gene encoding formin-binding protein 1-like isoform X3, producing MSWGTELWDQFDNLDKHTQWGIDFLEKYAKFVKERIEIEQNYAKQLRNLVKKYCPKRSTKDEEPRFTSCIAFFNILNELNDYAGQREVVAEEMGHRVYGELMRYSHDLKTERKMHLQEGRKAQQYLDMCWKQMDNSKKKFERECREAEKAQQSYERLDNDTNATKADVEKAKQQLNLRTHMADENKNEYAAQLQNFNGEQHKHYYIVIPQIYKQLQEMDERRTIKLSECYKGFADSERKVIPIISKCLEGMILAAKSVDEHRDSQLVIDCFKSGFEPPGDFPFEDYSQNIYRTISDGTISTPKQEGMRIDTKTTVGKAKGKLWLFGKKPKPQSPPLTPTSLYTSSTPNGSQYPIFSIEPVHYCMSDIKTGKPRIPSFRSLKRGWSVKMGPALEDFSHLPPEQRRKKLQQRIDELNRELQKETDQKDALIKMKDVYEKNPQMGDPSSLQPKLTETMSNMDRLRMEIHKNEAWLSEVEGKVAARSDRRHSSDINHLVTQGRESPEGSYTDDANQEVRGPAQQHAHPSEFDDEFEDDDPLPAIGHCKAIYPFDGHNEGTLAMKEGEILYIIEEDKGDGWTRARRHNGEEGYVPTSYIDVTLEKNSKGAVTYI from the exons AAATCTGGTTAAGAAGTACTGTCCTAAACGCTCAACAAAAGATGAGGAACCCAG GTTTACTTCGTGTATTGCCTTTTTTAACATCCTCAACGAGTTGAATGACTATGCAGGACAACGAGAAGTAGTTGCAGAAGAAATGGGGCACAGAGTGTATGGAGAATTGATGAGATATTCTCATGATCtaaaaactgagagaaaaatg CATCTTCAGGAGGGGCGAAAGGCTCAGCAGTATCTGGACATGTGCTGGAAACAGATGGATAAT AGCAAAAAGAAATTTGAGAGAGAatgcagagaggcagagaaggCACAGCAAAGCTATGAACGACTGGACAATGATACCAATGCGACAAAGGCTGATGTTGAGAAG GCTAAGCAACAGTTAAACCTGCGCACACATATGGctgatgaaaacaaaaatgaatatGCTGCACAACTACAGAATTTTAATGGGGAACAGCACAAACACTACTACATTGTCATTCCTCAGATTTACAAG CAACTTCAAGAAATGGATGAAAGAAGGACTATCAAACTTAGTGAATGTTACAAAGGCTTCGCTGACTCTGAGCGCAAGGTTATCCCAATTATCTCAAAATGCTTAGAGGGGATGATCCTTGCAGCAAAATCAGTTGATGAACACAGA GACTCTCAACTAGTGATAGACTGCTTCAAATCTGGTTTTGAACCTCCTGGAGATTTTCCATTTGAAGACTACAGTCAGAATATTTACAGAACTATCTCTGATGGAACCATCAGTACACCAAAGCAAGAGGGAATGAGAATTGACACAAAAACTACAGTCGGCAAGGCTAAAGGAAAGCTGTGGCTATTTGGAAAGAAACCAAAG CCACAATCCCCACCCCTAACCCCTACTAGTTTATACACATCCAGTACTCCTAATGGGTCCCAGTATCCCATATTCTCCATTGAACCAGTGCATTATTGCATGAGTGACATAAAAACAGGGAAGCCCAGAATTCCTTCTTTCAGAAGCCTCAAAAGAGGG TGGTCGGTGAAGATG GGCCCTGCACTGGAAGACTTCAGCCACCTCCCTCCAGAACAAAGACGcaagaagctgcagcagagaatcGATGAACTTaacagagagctgcagaaggaaacaGACCAAAA AGATGCCCTCATCAAGATGAAGGATGTTTATGAGAAAAATCCCCAGATGGGTGATCCAAGCAGTTTGCAACCAAAATTAACTGAGACCATGAGCAATATGGACCGTCTTCGGATGGAAATACACAAGAATGAG GCCTGGCTCTCTGAAGTTGAAGGTAAAGTGGCAGCCAGAAGCGACAGGCGGCACAGCAGCGACATCAACCACCTCGTCACCCAGGGCCGAGAGAG CCCTGAAGGGAGCTACACGGATGATGCCAACCAGGAGGTGcgtggccctgcacagcagcacgCCCATCCCAGTGAGTTTGATGATGAGTTTGAGGATGATGATCCATTGCCGGCTATAGGACACTGCAAGGCAATATACCCGTTTGATG GTCACAATGAAGGCACTCTAGCAATGAAAGAAGGGGAAATTTTGTACATTATTGAGGAGGACAAAGGAGATGGGTGGACAAGAGCTCGAAGACATAATGGAGAGGAAGGCTATGTGCCAACATCATATATAGATGTAACGCtagagaaaaacagcaaaggTGCAGTAACCTATATCTAA